The following DNA comes from Lonchura striata isolate bLonStr1 chromosome 4, bLonStr1.mat, whole genome shotgun sequence.
atcctcttaTCTCTCCCCTCACcctgctgcatctggcagctccaagcaggacttttctccatccctaataaacctgatattctaacagcagctttcagagatctctcatctccattcacctaaaccatcctggagcccagcgCTCCCTACAGCTGAGCACCCATGTgagccccagcacccagccctgcttgcccacagcacagccagggctggcaccaccCCAAAGCACAGGAACTcaccctcctgcagcagggaagcCCAATGGTCACTTCCCAAGCCAGGCTGTGCTCCCGGACACAGGGAGGGGACTCGCTGGTCAAcccctgagctggcacagggCTCTTTATTCACGTGGGCTCGGTTGTATTTACAGTCTGTTACAGGGGGACCTGGACCCGTAACcgggggctggggagggcaggggctgcctgcagctgggagctgccatcAGCAGGTTCCGTTCTACAGGGAGAGCGGGATCAGCCCccgaggcagggctgagggacagACACGGGGAGGAGGCGCCTCATGAGCACGGGGCGCCGGGGCTGGGCTCTCCCCGCATTCCCAGCGGAGCAGCGGgtgctgcctgcccagctcctcACAGAGGGCTGGCCGAGGAGGCTGCCAGGCGCTTCCCAATGTAGATCCTGCATTGGAGAGAGGGACTGTGAGGCACTGGTACAGGGTGCTGGGCTCCAGCAAGCCAGGAGCAAGGGGAGATGGCAGCAagaccactgcagctgctgggagctgtggtgcACCCAAGGATGAGCAGCACAAATTCAGGGGtgttccctcctcccccagccccatggTGAGACCCACAGACACTCACCCCAGCCCCAAGGTCAGCAGGTGGCTGAGCAGGAGTGAGGGgatgaagagcagcagcagctctgaactGAAAAGTCTCTTCTTCCTCCCCACTGCACCTCCCTGCAGGCTCCACAGCACTGGCTGGGGGGAGCACACAAAGGcaaattccctgggaaaagTTCATGGTtaacagggacacggggacagcaggATGGGGATCAGCAGGATGTGCTGGTGGGACACAGGACTTACTCTGGGGACAGGTACCGAGGGCAGCGGGtacaggcccagcccagggacgcTGTCAGGCGTCGCTGCCTCCACTTGGCTTCCTCTGGCACATCCCGCTGGAAAGAGACACAGGGCAGGTcagagcagggcctgggggcacagcagggagtggcaggggcagctcccTCACCTGCCGGGGGTAAGGACAGCCTagctggggctggctgtgtgCAGGCAGCACCTCACTCTCCCCTGGCTGATCACTCCCATGGCTGGCTCTGTCATCATCCCAGGCTGGGGAGCCCAGCACGAGCAGGGCCCTGAAAAGAGAAACCTTCAGTCACTGAGCCCAGCCTGTGGCCCCCAGCACcagccacagctcagcagggctctggaGCCTGGCTCCCTCTCAGGACTCACCCGTCACTGCTCTCTGTCTCCAGCTGGGCCTCCAGCAGCATCCGCTCCACGTCGGCGTGGCAGGAGAACGGCGAAGGCGCCGGCTcgggctctgggcagcctgggccACACCGCAGCTCCACCCAGGAGCCTGGGGGGGCTGTCAGCCCCTGcgctgcccccagcccacccctgcacttcatcccatcccagccGGGAGCCCTCCCCGGTACAGCCCACACCCCTGCCTGCAGTCCCTGACCCGGGACGCCCTGTGCACCCCCGGGACCCGCATCCGCCTCTGCCCCCGCGGTGCTCATCAGCCCCCGGTGCCCCCACTGACCCAACCCCCGGTGCACGTCAGCCTGCCCAGGATCCCCGCGCTCCCACGTCAGCCCACCCCTGcactccatcccatcccagctgggAGCCCTCCCCAGCACACTCCGCACTCCTGCCTGCAGTCCCTGACTCAGGACGCCCTGTGCACCCCCGGGACCCGCATCTGCCTCTGTCCCCCCGGTGCTCATCAGCCCCCGGTGCCCCCACTGACCCAACCCCCGGTGCACGTCAGCCTGCCCAGGATCCCCGCGCTCCTGCGTCAGCCCACCAGAAACCCCGCCTGGGCTCCCCACCGACCCGCTCCCCACCAACCACCGGGGGCTCCCGGTGACCCAGACCCCCACGTGTGCACGTCAACCCCTCCACCCCCGGGCTCCCCACTGTCCCGAACCTCGCGGTGCCCCGACCCGCCCGGGCTTCCCATTGTCCCAACCCCCTGGGTGCCCCGAAACCCCCGGTTCCCCGCTGTCCCGGGTCCCCCCGCACCGTCGTCGCCGGTTCCCGCCATGGCCCCGCGGGTGCTCCGCGCGCAGCCCCCGCCGCCGGCGGTCACGTGACGCCCGCGAGCCCCCATGTAAATAAAACCACCGGGCGCCGGTCTCTTCTTAAAGCGGCGCCGGCTCCGCCCGCTGGGGCCCGCGAGCCGCAGCTCGCCcggccgcgccggccccgccgcgttGCCCCTTTAAGCGGCGCCTACGTGCGGCGCGCCAGCAAGCGTCGGCTGCGGCGCGTGCAGACCCGCAcggagccggcccggccccgcccccccgtcccgctggccccgcccccccgtCCCGGTGCCCGCACAGCCCGAGCCGCGCCGGACGCTGCCGCCGTTTATTTCCGCCGCTAGGGGGCGCCTCCGCCCCGCCCGTCCCGCCCGCGCGCTCCCGGTGACACCGGACCGGACCGGAGATCCGGTCAGGGGCTGCCACCGGCCCGGAGATCCGGTCAGGGGTTGCCACCGGCCCGGAGATCCGGTCAGGGGTTGCCACCGGCCCGGAGCTCCGGTCAGGGGCTGCCACCGGCCCGGTCAGGGGTTGCCACCGGCCCGGTCAGGGGCTGCCGCCGGCCCTTGCCGCTCCGTGCTTCTCAGCGAAGCGCCTGCGGGAGAGAGCGGCCTCAGACACGGCGGGGCTGGGACCAGCCGAGGAGCCTCCCGTGAACCCACCCGGGGATCGCCCGTCTGGCCAGGACACAGCTCCGAGGGACCGGGACAAGggaccgggacacggggacactgcaGCACCCCCGGGCCAGGtgctccctgcagcaccccCGGGCCAGGTGCTCCCTCGGATCCGTTTCGTTCCAGGCTCACCTGGAGCCCAGGGGAACGGGTGAAGGCAgtaggagctgctctgggaggggCACGGGGACAAGTCCCTGCTGGGGACAATCCTGCTGGACCAAGCGAGGGCAGCGAggggctgccaggctgcccaTAGCAGCTCATGGTCCCCAAGAAAACACACAGGatctctgtgtccctgccaggTGTCCCAGTCAGGGTTTCCTAACAGGATGGTTCCCTCAGCACCACCTCAGCCATCCATAGCCCAACAAGCCCAGCCACACTCAACTTCCCCTCAAACACATCCTcaattttctgtatctttctaAACCAAGACCCACACACCACAACCGGCCTCTTGTGCCAGGATTTGCCTCATGAAAACCCTGCACAGAGTTCAAACTCACTCCCTGTGCCCTCACACCAAGAAGGATTAATGGAGCTGTCCCTGGTGCCAAACAGGAATGTCCTGCTCACACCAGTGGCACCCCAGAGAAACCCAGTCCCACGGGGGCTCCCATCAGCCAGACATGGaaagcccagtgcctggggcaccTCGGGTGCTGCTGGGGCCAGGATCTGGGGGCTTGGGCAGGGGGAAATTTTGTGTGGCCCTGGCACGGGGAGGCGTGGGGGGCTCTCACCTCCTGGCATAGTCGTACAAGGCTCGTTTCCTCTCCTGCAAGGACAGGTGACGCTCCACGGGGGACTTTGCAAACTGCTTTGTAGCCGGCTAGAAGAGAAAGCACAGGAGCCATCAGGAGACAGATGAAGCAGGGGCCTCCTTGGTGGCCCTGCAAGGACCTGGCATGCCAGGCTCCATGCCCTTGGCTAGTCCTGAACATGAGCcaccagagcagggagacacAACCCCAAAATACCTTGGAAGAAGGCGCAGCCACAGAGCCCTGGATGCcagaagcagctgcagcctgggaggTAGATGGGGCAGGCAGGTCTCCAGCCTCTTTGCTCTCAGGGAAGAAGGGAACTCTCCCCTCCAGCAAGTTGGCAATGGTGGTGTCCACACAGTTGGTTTGGACTGTGGGGACAAAGGGAGATCAGGACGCTCCATCCTGGCTGCCAGCGTGTGCCAGTGCAGCGGGGACAAGGTTTCCTCTTTCAGACCACAGAAGGTGCTCCCACgtccctgctgccaccccaaGTCCCTGCTCACCCAGGTCTGTCTTGATGACCTCCAAGGGCACGTGAGGCAGCACCTCCTTGACCTGCTGTGCCATGGCCACGACCCGCACGTCCTCGGGAGCACCCACGGGCAGGCTGGGGGGCACCCTGGGCCGGGCTGCCGGGTGCTGGCTCAAGGCTGCAGAGAAAGGACAGCGGGCACAGGGTGAGGGATTGAAAGTGGGCAGTCTGTCACTGAGAGCAGACAGAGTCCCCCCAGAAAGCAGAGGCTCCATAGGCAGGATCCCCACCTGGGGCAAAGGGCAGCCGTGCCGTGTGCCTCAGCCTCTTCATGTGCTCGGTCCTGTCGGCAGCGGTGATCCGTGTGGATACCACACCCAGCTCCATGGCCAAGAGCTGGGGAATGCAGAGGAGTCACGCATTAAAACACAACACACACAGCCcaggcagctcctccaggctgggGAACGTGGCAGGGGTACATGGAGCCATGGTGAGGGCAAGAGGGCTGGGAACTGATCTCTCCAGAGCCCGAGAAGGAGCAGGAATAGCGATATCATCCTGCCAAAACGGGCTGACAAGGAGATAGGAGATGTCTGGAGCTGGGAAGTACCCAGCACGTATGGGCAGAGTGGAGAAACAAGTGCTTTGTATGATTTGTGGCATTATAAAAAGGGAGTGAAAGGTCTGGACTCAATGGGAAGAGTCCTGACAACTGCAGAAAGGCTCAAAGTGGGGTGGCAAATAGGCCATGAAATAACTGAGTTCTTGCAAAAGGCAATAAACATGAAATGTTTGAGTCCtagatgctgagaattttagactttctgtgctttttaaCCCCTGAGAGAAccctgcatttgacctgaggctgtagaaaaaggttttaaaattaaataatagaaCTAAGATTATGAGTGTGTAGTTTGATTAGAAGTGTGTAACACCACGTAGTAAAAAAACTTGGTTTtagaatataataatatatataacaaaataaaagttttaaaacaaaaactagTCCTTATTCATAAGTTTAAgtagtattttatatttaaacaaaaaaatccacattacaAAACACATGTAGTTAATaattaagttaaaaataaaaataaaacttataaaaataaatacataaccATTTTATAGCTTATTAATAAAATACTACAAAATTCACTacttataaaaacaaaatataagtCTAAACACAAAATAGCACCTCGAACACTTTCAATCCCGaccttaacaaaaaaaaccccaaaaaaaccaacaacgtaccagagctcccagcacacacagataTCCAGAAATGCCCTCTGCAACTCTGCCTGCACCCTGCTCTCCTCTGTGCCCACCCCTGAAGTGCAGCAGTCCCACACGCCCCTCTCCCACACCACCCTCCTACCTCCTGAACTCGGAGCGCAAAGTCCTCACTCCGCTCGTCCGCTCGTCTGGGGACAGACGGCATCCACCTGCGTGGGGACAACAGCTCatggagccagccctgctggcagcagcccctggggacaccctgccAGGGGCAGCCATGCCAtccccacctccctgctcaCCCCACAAAGCCCAACACCCACTCCCGAATCCAGGACATGGCAGAAGGCAGAACTGGAGCTCAAGTGTAACACGAGGGATCTGCAGTTCCCAGAAAGGCCTTAATGAGGATCCGTGGCCATTTACATGGAAGTGGGAAACGGGTCACCCAGAATTTAGGCAGACAGAACCAGGGAAAGGCTGAAATACACCAAGCCCTACATTTGATTCCCAGTCTCTTTCAC
Coding sequences within:
- the AUP1 gene encoding lipid droplet-regulating VLDL assembly factor AUP1 isoform X2, with the protein product MEPPAAPGPERLFDSHRLPTDGFLLLALLLYAPVGLCLLVLRVFIGVHVFLVSCALPDSVVRRFIVRVMCSVLGLLVRQSDPRLRGAGTRVFIANHVTPFDHNVVSLLTSCNTPALSGAPGFICWSRGFMELGVTGSRAELVDSLKEYSAHQRNPPLLLFPEEAATNGRAGLLRFSSWPFSILDEVQPVALQVRRPLVAVSVADSSWITELLWTFFVPFTVYQVRWMPSVPRRADERSEDFALRVQELLAMELGVVSTRITAADRTEHMKRLRHTARLPFAPALSQHPAARPRVPPSLPVGAPEDVRVVAMAQQVKEVLPHVPLEVIKTDLVQTNCVDTTIANLLEGRVPFFPESKEAGDLPAPSTSQAAAASGIQGSVAAPSSKPATKQFAKSPVERHLSLQERKRALYDYARRALLVLGSPAWDDDRASHGSDQPGESEVLPAHSQPQLGCPYPRQRDVPEEAKWRQRRLTASLGWACTRCPRYLSPEEFAFVCSPQPVLWSLQGGAVGRKKRLFSSELLLLFIPSLLLSHLLTLGLGIYIGKRLAASSASPL